TGCTTGGTGGTAGCTCATTAACATCCAAGATTTGAAAGCGGTTTAAAAACACCttctgtgaatttttttgtgaagTTAATGACCCAAACTGTAAACAATAAGCATTCAGGGCTGCAGTGGGAAAAGAGAGATTAATGATGATggctctttgtttttgtcatttttatttacgACAGCTATTCTATTGTTACTGACCCTCTTTCACCAGAACCCATCATAGATGTTGATTAATGATGTACTCAGAAAAGATTAATGAGCAACACGTCTAACTGATCAGTCATTTTTAGTGCCATGTCCATTTGAAAGGCCACTGACTGAGCCACTAAACCAAGGCTGACATTCTTTCTCTTTTAGtatttggtgtgttttttattgttatttgttATAAATGACCTGTAAGCAAAACTTGTTTTTGTATAAAATGTGTGTGCACTATATCTCGTTTTCTCCATCTGGTAGTGTGGGCATTCAATATCAATACTGGCACAGTTTTGATAATCTTTAGAATAAAACAAGTGTAATTATGAAGTAAAAAGTCAAaccatcattatcatcatgCTGATGTTTAAGGCAACAATATTTAggatttctgcactgaaatgccttttttaatatgaaaatgACTACCCCTGggttaaataaatataactGCTGAGCTCTTACATTACACATCATATTTCCAATAGTGTTGAAAGCCAGAAGTTTTTTAAGTATTATTGCAACAGGCTCGTCTTGTTACAGTGGCTGTCATGACAGAGCTATGCTACAGACTTGTTTATCCTTGCCATGGAATCCCTAGatgttatgtaaaaaaaaatgcttcataatACACAGTGAGCTGTGACTAGAGGCTGTCATTCTGTTGCTGCATCTTATTCATGGTTTGAGCTGCGAATTCTCTGCCAAATGCTGTGCGTTCCTccatgatgcaaaaaaaaaaacaaaaactaacgtTTGGAGTACCCTTTACATTTCAAGTAGGGgtgtcaaacaattaaaatttttacCTGTGTAAGTCTTCGCTGTATGTAGCATTttatgaaaagtgctttataaataaaatgtattattattattattattattattattattattattattattattttgaattccactattttggatttaaaactgttttattttagattaaacTAAGAATAATTGACATTTTGTCTCACTAaggacctgcttttattttgaacttaGAGTAAAATAAAGGTAAGGTTGTTAATGTAACCAGGGGaaaggaatttgttatggaGAGAAGGcaatgcaaaaaaattggaaagtTTGGTAACATAAGGTGCAGCTGACTTGACCACTGAACTGTCTGtgagtatttttttgtttgtttttttaaccaaatgaggcattgaggagcagtggtggactaattttacatcactgctgctgcagggagatgctgcagtgacTTTAACGTAGTGtgcaaaaagaatgataaaGAATGcgattaatgcaattaaaaaataaattatgcactaattatggaccttaattattttcaataaatgcaTTAACTGTCAGCCTGAGCTTTAAGTAAACAACGGAGATGTGTGGAGTTGAGCAGCACTAGTGTCTATTCATCCTATTCTGCTATATTTTTGATAGAGAGCCCGCTCTTGACAAATTAACATTCTGTGCATTTTAAGAAacattatgttgtttttaacatCACTATTATTCAATTGTATTTCACTAGAGAGGTGCATAGGTGAGGAATGAATCCACCAAAAACTGAGGGCAAACTCCAGCACAAAATGTTGCCAGTCTTGTGGTGTATTTCAGACTGCAGCAGTTTTCGCTGCAGTTTTTAATAATCATTATCAAGACATTCAACTGGGTGCATTAGGCTTCTATTTGTTGATGTGATTTCTTAACTGGTATtcatattgtttgatttttatcaggatgataataaaatgtaaaattctgaaATAATGGCAACGCTATTTAGTCGTACTCACGTTTGTGTACATCTGTGGAAGTCTGGAAAAGAGGTAGAGCACTGACGACACAGAGCCGATGGAGAATCCAATAATTTCTTTGGGAGTAAATGGCTGAGGGGACAAAAAAAGGCTCATtatgccaaaataaaacagacagacaTGGCTACATCAATTCACCCTGAGCACATATTAAACACAGGAGTTTCACTCACTTTAATATGGTCACTGTCAGTGGTTGAGAGCAAGGTGCGACTCCTGAACCCTGAGGGAATGATCTCCTGTTGAGACACAAGCCCAGGAAGGCTGATGAGGCTTGTGGTGAAGCCAAGGACGCAGACTACACCAACCGCATTCACGATTGTACTGCTTGAAGATGAAACACCTGTTTACATCATGGATATAGAGAAAGAGATCTCAGCAAATTCCTTCAGGCAAGGGTTACTGTGTCAAAGGGCAATGGTAaggaaacaaacacaacaacatgaGGCATGTGATAACATTGTTACAAGGTAGAGGgaatctcctcttcctctgtctggACTTGTGTTggatcattaaaagtatcagCTCTGATATAAGAGGTCTATAACTACAGTTAAGTGATAAGAGACACGTCAAGGTTCAGGTCAATATGTTAACAAAGATCGAACTAATGTGACATCAAAATTAAGGCAAGGCAGTGCAAATTTTGAGGCAATAAAAGCTCAAAACTTAAACTCAAgtttaaatttgatatttaaaaattaacaagttgaaaaaacaacaaagaaactcACTTTGATccattttgttctttattttgtaGTAAATGTACATGGCCAGCATCACCAAGTCAGCTATGACGTAATAAATGGCTGTGTACGtctgaaagacagagagagacatagAACAAAGccacacacagaaaaaagaTTTTCTCTGTACAAATAAAGCCACTGCTGTGAAACCAAGTTTAATTTTAAGCTCTTTATGTTTGGCCAATGAAAAATGACTTTGTGGAATTAgatttataaaaagttaaaaagtcttGATTGTGGGAAATAGGTGCAGTAGCTAAGTGTGATGGGGAATATATTATATATGAAGAGTTCTTATAACGATGACAGTTGTATTGTGTTTGAAAAGACTAAAGTGTAAAGGCATATGCCTTGGATCAACTTCAAAATACCTTGATTCTTATATTTCATTTCCCCCTTCTTTTATTAAACCTTTCAaacacttgtgttttttaaaaataaatcagctcTAAATGAGTTTACATTGTATCTGTGGTTGCTGTTACTTTTCATGTGCTGAAGGCtatttttctgggttttttttttttttgctattcttCCTTTGGTCTTAAAATGTACAAACCCATcgataaaacttaaaaaaaaaatgatccaAGTTAATTGTTAAtacacaaacaataaaaataagccTGCACtagactttaaaaatgttgaattttgttTGCCTCTTAGTCATGTTATGCTCTGAATGCAAGAAAACTTCCAATGtactaatttttgccaatgAAAGATAATggcatttttatggaaattattcatgttttcagtaaaaagggaaacaaaggGTCACAGCTCTGTACTGTCCTGGTGATCATTAGGTTAATCATATCATAAAAAGTCACCTGAAGAGGAAGCTGGTTTGCCAGGAAGGAGCCCACCAGATTGCAGGAGTCACCTCCCAACCATAACAACAGGAACCAAATAGAAATGGCACTGTCCATGTTCCCTGTTCTGCATGAGTTGTAGTACTGTCTgcaattataaagaaaaaaagacatataACTGTTGCTGGGGGAAAAGAAAGCTTCCTCTGAGAGGCTGTGGAAGTGAAACAAACACTCACGGTAGAGAAGACACCATGAAGCAGAGGATGGATATGAGGCCTGCATAGACACTGGCCATATCCCTGGCGTCCTGGGCACATTCTCCAAGACCTTCCCAAACCCATTTAGACCCATTAGGGCAAATGGAAGTGAAGTTTCCATCGCTGGTCAATCCAACAGGACTCAATGTAGGGACAGCTACCGTCCCCATTATCTGCTAGAGAGAAGAACCTTTGTGAATACCAaacttataaaaaaataaacacattatcCTTCATTTATTTGGTTCTAATACTGTTAGAAACTTGTTTATAATGGCAAGGAAAGCATAACATATGGCTGACATTACTTTCTGGACTATATGTCAGAGATGTAGAGCTCTCTCACATGATCAGATCTACTATTTAGACAATTTAAACACCCATGAAAGCCTATATTTAGACCACAAACTCAACATACTGTATGCTTTAGTTAAACTATGTCTTAAAAGGCTGTTTAAAACTTCAAACCAACATCAGAGAAGCCTGTTCAGAGCCACATTTCACGCTTGGTGAGTTGATTAGACACGGAAATCCACAGTGGCGGATAAATACTAACGCCAATCCTATTTTTTGAGCACTAAAGAAAGCTAAAGGGAAAAGAtatgaaaaaagtcaacattaacCAGAGAATAATAACGCATAATTATGAGTTAGCCTCTTAGCTAGCAAGCAAAGACGACAACAACGACCAAACACAAGGCACAAATTATTCGTTTAACGCTCTAACGTCGAAAATGACAACAAATTCGCACACTTTGaataaatatgacattttttcttgcctttgtaGCCGCCGCCATAACGGCAGAGTCCttaacagaacaaaaacctcCCCAAGACTGAGGGGGAAAACACGGAAGCAGCGGATAAACAAGCGACCACAGCGCTCGTGAGCTGATTGGTTTGTTTGGGCCGAACGTCAGTTTGCGTCACTGCAGGGCTCACTAGAATAAACACGTGACTAGCGGCGCGTGAGCTCCAAAACAAATTTAGCACTTTTCAGAATAAAGCTCAAGAAATTATATTTTGTCAATgtaatggataaaaaaaaatccaacgcTATTGGGTTTGAATTAGTTTCAGATGTTTATGATGATATAATTTACTCTGTATCAGTTGTAAATCATACATCAGAGCAGGGAGCAAAGGGTACACGTTTACTGTACTCTTACTACCAGAGGCAGTAGTTGCCCAGGATGCTTGAGGGGCTGGGGCTAATAATAAAAAAGGCCACCTGCTGTATGTTGTAGAACACCAGCGcacaaaacttaaaatgtaattgtgattaacttAATTTTAACTTAAAGCCAGGGAATTTATAGCACTCCATTATGTTCTTCACTACACTTAACTAACCATGTCCTAGAGGGCAACAAAGGGggcaatttttttccattaacaGGGCACAAAATAGGGCAATTTGATGAATTTATCCATTTAGAAGGCAACAAAGGGGGcaatttttcaaatgttgtcCATTCAGAGAACACTAAAGAGGGCGACtgttaaattttgtccatttagagggcactaaagagggcaaTGGTCAAATTTTGTCCCTTtagagggcactaaagagggcaatggtcaaattttgtcactttagagggcaccaaaaagGGCCCTTTTGTCGCATTTTTATAACATTACTGCATCAGGAGGGGCAATTGCGCCCCCTAAcccctctgagtccaccagtgatGAGAGGGCAAAATTGTTATAAATGTTAGGACTCCCttaatatgaaaataaagttaCTTATAATTCATCAGAAAGAGCAAATATACTGAGGCTTGATGAGCAGAaattttgatgtgtttatggCTCATATGGCTTGCTAATGTTGTCTCAAACGCCTGagcaaaaaaagacaagaaagtcTGTTTAACTAGTCTGAAGTTAATCTTCATCCTTCCCTTTTATTCGATGACTATGAAAAGAACTTAAAGATCT
This window of the Cheilinus undulatus linkage group 11, ASM1832078v1, whole genome shotgun sequence genome carries:
- the slc66a1 gene encoding lysosomal amino acid transporter 1 homolog isoform X3; the encoded protein is MGTVAVPTLSPVGLTSDGNFTSICPNGSKWVWEGLGECAQDARDMASVYAGLISILCFMVSSLPQYYNSCRTGNMDSAISIWFLLLWLGGDSCNLVGSFLANQLPLQTYTAIYYVIADLVMLAMYIYYKIKNKMDQSVSSSSSTIVNAVGVVCVLGFTTSLISLPGLVSQQEIIPSGFRSRTLLSTTDSDHIKPFTPKEIIGFSIGSVSSVLYLFSRLPQMYTNYKRKSTEGVSYFLFALVILGNTLYGLSVLLKNPDDGHGERSYLVHHLPWLIGSLGTLSLDLMISIQFLIYRKPQQEVDSDSDERTPLIRS
- the slc66a1 gene encoding lysosomal amino acid transporter 1 homolog isoform X1; this encodes MAAATKQIMGTVAVPTLSPVGLTSDGNFTSICPNGSKWVWEGLGECAQDARDMASVYAGLISILCFMVSSLPQYYNSCRTGNMDSAISIWFLLLWLGGDSCNLVGSFLANQLPLQTYTAIYYVIADLVMLAMYIYYKIKNKMDQSVSSSSSTIVNAVGVVCVLGFTTSLISLPGLVSQQEIIPSGFRSRTLLSTTDSDHIKPFTPKEIIGFSIGSVSSVLYLFSRLPQMYTNYKRKSTEGVSYFLFALVILGNTLYGLSVLLKNPDDGHGERSYLVHHLPWLIGSLGTLSLDLMISIQFLIYRKPQQEVDSDSDERTPLIRS
- the slc66a1 gene encoding lysosomal amino acid transporter 1 homolog isoform X2 gives rise to the protein MAAATKIMGTVAVPTLSPVGLTSDGNFTSICPNGSKWVWEGLGECAQDARDMASVYAGLISILCFMVSSLPQYYNSCRTGNMDSAISIWFLLLWLGGDSCNLVGSFLANQLPLQTYTAIYYVIADLVMLAMYIYYKIKNKMDQSVSSSSSTIVNAVGVVCVLGFTTSLISLPGLVSQQEIIPSGFRSRTLLSTTDSDHIKPFTPKEIIGFSIGSVSSVLYLFSRLPQMYTNYKRKSTEGVSYFLFALVILGNTLYGLSVLLKNPDDGHGERSYLVHHLPWLIGSLGTLSLDLMISIQFLIYRKPQQEVDSDSDERTPLIRS